TCTTCGACCAGCTTGCTCAGTTCGCTCTGCGCGCCGGACACCACCTCGTACAGATTGCGGGAGTGGCTGACGAGCTTGTCGACCGACTGGGTGGCCAGCTTGTTCAGGTGGTTGATCGCTTCCTGGGAGTCCTTGAACTCGGTCAGTTGCTTGGCGGCCTTGGTATGGTCTTCCAGCGACTGCTTGGACGCTTCCAGTTGCAGCTTGATCAGGCGCTCGGTGCTGTCCAGCGCGATCTGGGCGAAGCGCAGCGTGGACTCGATGCCGGTCAGGGAAAGCTTATTCAGCTGTTCGTTGTTGTAGGACATGGTGTAAAACCTCCATTACGTGGAAAATGGGGTCCGACTGTGTTCCGTTGAGGGGTATTGTGCGCCGCACAATGACGCGTAAATGTAGCACAGGGCGCTGAGGGGGGGTAGAAGATTTGCTCTAGTCTGTTGTATTTATGTTAGATTGCCAGCGCACAACACCACGAAGATAAACCAGGAGCGTTAAATGAGTGTTGAGAAACGGGTCATCAAGAAGTACCCGAACCGCCGTCTGTACGATACCGCCACCAGTTCCTACATTACTTTGGGGGATGTCAAACAGTTGGTTCTGGACAATGTTGACATCCAGGTGCTGGACGCCAAGACCCAGGAAGACATCACCCGCAGCGTGCTGCTGCAGATCATTCTGGAAGAGGAAAACGGCGGCATGCCGATGTTCAGCTATGAAGTGCTGACCCAGTTCATCCGCTACTATGGCCAGGCCATGCAGGGCATGATGGGGCCTTTCCTGGAAAAGAATCTCCAGCTGTTCTCGCAGCTGCAGCAGAAAATGCAGGAGCAGACCCGCGCGATGTACGGCGACAACGCGATGCTGAACACCACGCTGTGGGGCGAGTTCATGAAGCTGCAGGGGCCGGCGATCCAGAACATGATGGCCAACTACATGGAGCAGAGCACCGGCATGTTCCTGGAAATGCAGAACCGCATGCAGGAGCAAACCAAGCAGCTGTTCGGCGGTTTCGGTTTTCCCGGCTATCCGGGGGCGGAAGACAAGGACAAATCCTGAGCGGCGCGCGTTCGGGATGCGATAGGGCCGGGGATGCCATTCCCCGGCCTTGTTTTTTCCCGCGGGCAGAATGGGTAGGGAGGCGCGCATGAGCGCGGATCACGACGAAGGCCTGCGCCGCGCCCAGCGGCTGCACCTGTCCGGCGATGCCGACGGCGCGGAGCGGGCCTACCGCGCCTTGCTGGACGACGCGGCGCTTGGCGCGCCTGCCGCGCATTGGCTGGGCTTCCTGCTGATGCAGCAAGGCCGGCTGGACGAGGCGCTGGCCTGGCTGGAACGGGTGGTGGCGGCGGATGACGGCCATGCGGAGTGGCATTTCAACCTGGGCCTCGTCCGCGCCAGGCTTGGGCGTTCGGAGGAGGCGGTCTTCGCATTGCGGGAAGCCGCGCGGCGCGACCCGTCACGCTATTTCTACTGGACCAATCTGGGCGCGCAGCTGATGCGCGGCGGACAGGATGCCGAGGCCGAGCAGGCATTGCGCCGCGCGGCGTCCCTGGACCCGCACTGTCCGGATGCCTTTTACCTGCTGACTGAAATGCTGCTGAGGCAGGGACGGCATGCCGAAGCCCGGCGCTGCAACGCGCAAGGCGTGCTGGCGGAGCCGCCGGGGAAGATGGCGCCGATCGCGGTGGGGCAGGCGTTGTGCGAATTGGGCCGGTCAGAAGAGGCCAGGTCGCTCGCCCAAAGCTGGCTGCTGGCGCAGCCCGGCCACCCAGTCGCGCGGCATATGCTGGCGGCGTTCGGCGGCGGCGATGCGCCTGCTGACGGCGACGACGAATACGTGGGCTGCGCCTTCGATGCGGCGGCGGCCAGCTTCGACCAGGATCTGTCCCGCCTGCGCTACCAGGGGCCGTCGTGGACGGCGGCCTGTCTGGCCGGGCTCTCCCTTGCGCCGAAGTCGTTGTCCGCGCTGGACCTGGGCTGCGGCACGGGCTTGATCGGCGAGGTTCTGCAACCTTGGGCGAGCAGGCTGGACGGCGTGGACCTGAGCGCAGGCATGCTGGCGCGCGCCGGGGCCAAGGGAATATACGATAGCCTGGAGCAGGCGGAACTGCGCGCCTTTCTCCGCCAGACGGACAGGACATACCAGTTGATCGCCTGCATGGACACGCTGCCTTACCTGGGCGAACTGGATGCGCTGTTCATGTTGCTGGCCGAGAGGATGGCGCCCGGCGGCCTGCTGCTGTTCTGCACCGAGAGCCTGGAGGATGGCGAGGCCGGGGATGGCCGGCTGCATCACAGCGGGCGCTACCGCCATCATTCCCGCTACCTGGACCGTCTGCTGGCGGTCGGCTGGGATGTGCTGGAAAGAGCGCGCATGCCGGTCCGGGACGAGGCGGGCTGTCCGGTATGGGGCGATTTCGTCTGCGCGAGAAAGGTTTTTGCCGCTTAGTTGCCACTATTTAAAATGAATTTCTATTGTATTTAACTGTTATTTGTAATTAATTTATATTGATTAATTGCTCTATTTTGGATATTCATAAAGTCATCGCCATGCGCCGGCGAGCGGCATCGCCCGCGCGCGCTTTCCGTCAATCTAGGCAAGGATGACCGCGATGACCGCCAAAAACACGCTTCCCCTGTTGTTGCTGCTTTCCCTATCCCCGTTGGCCCATTCCATGGGCAAGACGCCGGGCACCTATACCCACTACCGCTTTCCCGCATCGGCATCCGCGGGGCTGGACGCCGTCGACTTCACCATCACGGTGAACCGCGATCCGGGTTATTCCGCCAATGTCTACTGGGCCAACCAGTTCGACCTGGTCGGCACGTCCGGCGCCTATACCGGCATGCAGAGCAATGGCGGCGGCAAGCGCACTTTCCTTTTTTCCGCCTGGGACACCACCGATGCCAGGGCCGGCAGCGCAGGCAGCTATTGCACCACCTTCTCCGGCGAGGGCACCGGCCGCAGCTGCCGCATCCACGTGGATTGGACGGAGGGGCACAGCTACCGCTTCCACGTCGCCTACGAGGCCGGCGGCTGGCTGGGCGTGACCGTCACCGATCAGACCAGCGGCGCAGCGTTCAAGCTGGGCAGCATCAAGACCGCGGCCAGCAAGATCTCGCCGCACAATATGGTCAACTGGGCCGAGTACTTCGAATGGAACAGCGACCGGGCAAGCTGCCTGGGCCAACCCTACAGCAAGGCGACCTTCGGCGTGCCGGCCGGCAGCGTCGGCGGCAAGCGGGTGCCGGCCAGCATCAGCGGCACTTCCGTCAGCAAGGCCTGCCCGGCTTTTTCCAAGGTCGCCGCCTATAGCCTGAGCAGCGTGCAGGAGAACGGCATCGGCAACTGCGCGCGCGGCCCGATCGCCAATGGCGGCCAGTGCCTGGACGCCAGCGGCGGGGTCGGCGAAGGCGCGGCCGCCATCACCTACGGCTGCCATGGCGGCGGCAACCAGGCCTGGGTGCATGCGCAGGATGGCTCGCTGCAACTGAAGGACAACTATTGCCTGGAGGAGCACGCAGGCGGCGCGGACGTCCGCACTTGCAGCGGCGCATCCGCCTGGACCCGCAGCGGCGATGCGATACGCAGCGCCAAGAGCGGCTTGTGCCTGAGCGCCAATCGTTCAGGCCAGTCCGTCAGCCTGCTGCAATGCAGCGGCTCGGCCAGCCAGCGCTGGAGCCTGCCGCCGCGCTGATGCCGCCGGGCCTCGGCCGCGCCTGGATGGCAGAGGCGGGAGGCCCAATTCGGGCCGGAAGGGCGCTCAGCCCTTGGCGGCCTTGTAAAGCTGGTCGAATACGGCCGGACCATTGGGACCCAGCAACGCGATCTTCACCGGCGTCCACACTTCGTTGGCGTGTCCGAACGCATGGACCAGCGCGGCGTGCTCCTGTTTCGACGGCGCATAGATCTTCACGCCAAGTTTGGCGAACTCCTGTTCGCAATATTTCCTGGCGTTCTGATAGGCGTCGAATTGCGCCGCCTGAATGGCCAGGAAGGCGTCGAGAAACTGGGTGCGGGTCGAGGCGTCGAGCGACTCGATGAAGTCGGTGCTGGAAATGGCCACCCAGCCGTCGTGAACCAGGCCGATGTCCGAAATGACGCCGATTTCGTTCTTGAGATTGTCCGGTCCTGAATAAAGCCCGACGATCGCGGGATCCAGCGCGTCGAACCGGCCGGCGCGCGCCGTCGCCGCGGTGAGGTTCCAGGGAATGGCGCGCGGAATGGCCTTGGCCAGCTTGTAGAACGTGCCCAGCGTTTTCGAATTCGGAATCCGGTACTGCACGCCGGCAAAGTCTTCGGGGGACCGTATCAATTTTCCGTAATGCCTGACCGTCGTCGCGGTTCTGGCGCCGATCACGTAGTGAAACAGGATTTTTATCCTGTGGGGGGCGGTTTTGGACAGGATGTATTTGTTCCAGGCATGGGAGCCTACCAGGCGCAGATAGCTGGCGTCATCGGCGGCCCAGAACGGGATGTTGATGATGTCGAACTCGTTCACCAGCGGGGACAGGTTGGCAATCGACAGCAGGCCGCCCTGCATAGCCTGATATTTGACGGCGTTGGCCAGCTGGGACTCGGAACCCCTGGCGCCTTTGTCATGGATTTTCACATACACCTTGTTATTGGTGCTTTTCTCGACGATCTGCTTGATCTGCAAATGGACGTGGGGAGTGGTCAGGTAGTTTTCCGTCGCATAGACGGAGCCGAAGTTGAATACATATTTGGCCGCTCGTTCTTTCGCGATCTCTTCCGGGGCGGGCAGGGCTTCTTCCGCCCGCGATGTTTGCATCAGATTGGGCACGCACAAGCCCGCGCCTGCGGCTAGGGAGGCTTTCAACAGCGTTCGCCTGCTGAGCTTGTCCATGATGTCTATCTGTCCATTGCGCGGATGCCGTCGGCCAGTTTGAGGCGGGACTGGGCCATCGAGGCAGCCTGGCTCGGTTCGCGGGGGGCGACGACAGGTCGCGGCGCCCGGCGCGCATTCGGCTTATTGTTGATAGCCCGTTTTGTGCGGATGCACAAATGGTTCGCACGCGGAGCGTCGGCCGCCCGGAGGAAGACGGCTGGCATGAGCCACCGCCAGCTACGCCCCAGTCTGGCATAAGAGTTGACCGAATTTGACCCCGCCGGATCAGTGCGGCCGCACGATGGCGCTTAGAGTCCAACGCGGCGGTATTCATTTTCAGATCGTCGGAGACGCGTATGCGGAACACTTCATACTGGATGCTTTTCCTTGGATTCACCAGCTTGTCCCAGATGGCCGCTGCGGGAGCGGTGGGGCAAACCCCGGGCATGACGAGCGGCACCACGCTGCCGACGGCTGCCCATCGCTTGGATATGTTCATCACCCCGGGAGCGGATCCGGGGCCCGCTTCCAATGTTTTCTGGTCGAACCAGCTCGACAGCCTGGGCGGGTACACCGGCATGCAGACCACCGAGCTGTCCGATGCCGAAGGCCATGGCAGGCAGTTCCTGTTCAGCCTGTGGGGGGCGACCGACGCGAGGCCGGGCACGCCGGCGAGCGCCGGGGTCGGCGCGGGCAGCTATTGCACCGTCAGCAAGACCGCCACCGACGGGGACAAGGGCGCGCAATGCCGTTATCGCTACGAATGGCAGGTCGGGCATACCTACCGCTTCCGCGTCACGCCCGACGAGAAACTGGGCAAGGGCTGGTACAAGAGCAATGTCACCGATGTCACGCCTGACGGCGACGGCGCCAGCTTCGACATCGGCAGCATCTACAAGCCTGCGTTTCCCGCCGACATACCAAGCGGCGACATCAAGCAATGGGTGGAGTATTTCGACTGGGGCAACCCTCGGACCACTTGCCTGTCCGTCGCCCGCAGCGATGTGAGGATGTCGGCCGAGGCTTTCGACGCTCAAGGCCGTCCGATCTATCTGCCGGCATACGCGATGAGCGGGCAAAACAGCTGCCAGGACCAGCCGATGGCGATCAGGCCGACCTTTACCCGCATCGCCAGAGACGGCAGCGGCGTCAGAATGGAAGGTGCGACGAGCCAGACTGCCGAAGGATTCATCCGTTCTGCCGGCGGCTGCCTGATTTCTTCGCTGCCGCAGGGGGGAGTCGATCAGACCGTATCGATCGGCGCCTGCCCGACGAAACGAATGGTGGAGCAGAAAGGCGGCCGCTATTTCAGCCAGTACTTCTGGGTGCTGGCCGCCGATGGCTCCATCCAGCAGAAATCCAGTCAATGTCTGACCGCGAAGACCGGAAGCCGGGCGATCGTCGTCAGCGCTTGCGCGCCGGGCCAGGCCGCGCAGCGCTGGCGGGTTGCCGGGTCGACGGACGGCGACGGGCAAAGCGTCCGCCTCGTTTCCGGCCTGTCCGGTTTGTGCCTGGGGCGGGAGGGCAGTGGGCTGGCCGGCATGAGCGCGTGCACGGACAAGGATGTCTTGTGGACCGTGCCGGGCAAGAGTTTCCAGTACTAAAACCTTCGGCATCAAGCCGCCCGTGGCGCGCCGAGCCGGCGCGCTCCCTTTTGCCAACGCCATGGAGTCCATCAATGAAAACACCGATCGCCAGCCTGCTGGCCATCCTGAGCCTTCCCGCCGCCGCGTGCAGCCTTCCCCAGCAGTTGGACGGCAAAACGTTCATCAATGTGGCGGACCCGGCGTTCTCGCCCGGCAATCCCAACGCGGGGACCATCATGAAGCTGAGATTTTCGAAAGACGACTATGAGAACAAGATCCTGACCCGAAACCTGGTCGTCCACGGGCAGTACCGGTATCGCAGGCTTCATGACACGGTCGGTTTCGTTGAGGCCAGCGAAAACTATGGCGGGCAGCCCACCCGCTACACGCTGGTGTTGACCTGCTTGAACGACTATTCCGGCACCGCGGTGTTTACCCAAACGCAGGGCGCCGTTCCACCGGACAACCGCCAGAACACGGTGCGCTACACGATAGAACAATAACGGACCCGAGCGCGGCATGGGCGATGCCAGCCGCCGGCCGGCGGCTGGATGCGGGCAGACGGGATAATTCGCCGATGCCGCGGGCGACGCCTGATCGATGCGCGCCGAAGACAGATGCGTATCGCGAGGCAAACCGTTGTATAATCGCGCGATTTTGTTTTCGCCCCAAGATGTTGAACATGAACAAGACTCCCCGCGTCGGATTCGTTTCGCTTGGCTGTCCCAAGGCCGCCAGCGATTCCGAGCAGATCCTGACCCGCCTTCGCGCCGAAGGCTATGAAATCGCGCCCTCCTACGATGGCGCCGACCTGGTGGTGGTGAACACCTGCGGCTTCATCGATTCCGCCGTCGAGGAGTCGCTGGACGCCATCGGCGAAGCGCTGAACGAGAACGGCAAAGTGATCGTCACCGGCTGTCTGGGGGCCAAGGGCGACGTGGTGCGCGACGTGCATCCGTCGGTCTTGGCCGTGACCGGACCGCATGCCACCGAGGAAGTGATGAGCGCGGTGCATACCCACCTGCCCAAGCCGCACGACCCCTTCGTCGACCTGGTGCCGGACATCGGCGTGCGCCTGACGCCCAAGCATTACGCCTACCTGAAGATTTCCGAGGGCTGCAACCACCGCTGCACCTTCTGCATCATCCCGTCGATGCGCGGCGATCTGGAAAGCCGCCCCATCCATGACGTGCTGCGCGAGGCCGAAAGCCTGGCCAAGGCCGGCGTGAAAGAGATCCTGGTGATTTCGCAGGACACCTCGGCCTACGGCGTGGACACCAAGTACAAGCTGGGCTTCCACAACGGCCGCCCGGTGAAGACCCGCATGACCGAGCTGTGCGAGGAGCTGGGCCGCCACGGCATCTGGGTGCGCCTGCATTACGTTTACCCGTACCCGCACGTGGACGAGGTGATTCCGCTGATGCGCGACGGCAAGATCCTGCCGTATCTCGACATCCCGTTCCAGCACGCCAGCCAGAAAGTGCTGAAGCTGATGAAGCGGCCGGCCAACAGCGACAACGTGCTGGCCCGCATCAAGAAGTGGCGCGAGATCTGCCCGGAACTGGTGATCCGCTCCACCTTCATCGTCGGCTTCCCCGGCGAGACCGAGGAAGACTTCGAAGAATTGCTGGCGTTCATCCGCGAAGCGGAGCTGGACCGCGTCGGCTGCTTCACTTACTCCCCGGTCGAAGGCGCCACCGCCAACGAGTTGCCGAACCCGGTGCCGGAAGACGTGAAGGAAGCGCGCAAGGAGCGCTTCATGGCCGTGCAGGCCGAAATCAGCGCGCGCCGCCTGGAGCGCCGCGTCGGCCAGACCCTGCAAGTGCTGGTGGACGAGATCGACGACGAAGGCACCGCCGTTTGCCGCAGCTATGCCGACGCGCCGGAGATCGACGGCCTGGTGTTCGTCGAGGACGCCGCCGGCATGCAGCCGGGCGAGTTCTACCAGGTGGAAATCGTCGACTGCAGCGAGCACGACCTGTGGGGCGAGCGCCGCTGAGGCGCGGCTCGCTGGCAGGCCAAGGCGCCGGGTTTCGACCCGGCGCTTTTTTTTATTTCGGATGCGGTAGATTTTTTGACATTCCAGCCCTTGTCGCGGAAGGGTTGACGGTATAATGGCCGACAGCTTATGACGAGGCCATGTTTGTCAATGTCCTATCCGATTCAAACCCTGGCCGGCATCGCCTCTTGCGATCTCCTGTGCTGCCCCCCGTCTCTGCCCATCCGCGAAGCCGCCAGCCGGATGATGGCGGCCGCCTGCAGCTCCATCGTGGTGCGGGACGAGAAGGGCGCGGTGCTGGGGCTGTGGACCGAGTCCGACGCGCTGGAGGCCTCGCTGGGGCGGCGCGACCCCGACCTGCCGGTGGGACAGGCGGTCAGCGCGCAGCTGGCCAGCCTGCCGCACGACATGCCGCTGCAGGACGCGGTGGAAGCATTCCGCCGCCGCCAGCTGCGCCACGCGCTGGTGTGGAAAGGCGGCCAGCCGCTGGGGATCGTCACCCTGACCGACATCGTCCGCAATCAGGGTCTGGAATCTTTCCTGCTGGTCAAGCGCATCCGCGATCTGCCCGGGCCGCCGGCGCGCGCGCTGCCGGCCGCGGCCGGGCCGCGCGAGGCGATGAGCCTGATGCGCGAGCAGGGCCTGTCGGCGCTGGCCGTGGCGCTGGACGACGGCGGGCACGGCATCGTCACCCAGCGCGACGTGCTGCGCTGGCTGGCTTCCGACCAGTTGCCCCCCACGCTGGGCGAGGGATGCCGCCGGCCGTTGATCGGCGTGTCGGAATACTCCAGCCTCTTGCAGGCGCGGCGCCTGCTGCAGCAGCACAATATCCGCCACCTGGCGGTGTTCGGCGACGACGGCGGCCTGCTCAGGCTGCTGGGCTTCGACGACATCGTGCAGGGCATCGAGCACGAATACCTGCACGAGCTGAACGAGGCGCTGCGCCAGCGCGACGAAGCGCTGCAGCAGTCGCGGCACAGCCTGCTGCTGGCTGATAAGGTATTCGAGTCGACGATGGAAGGCATCATCATCACCGACCGCAACGGCGTGATCCAGTCGGTGAATCCCGCTTTCGCCCGCATCACCGGCTACAGCCGCGAGGAGGCGCTGGGCCAGACGCCGGCCCTGCTGAAGTCCGGCAAGCAGCCGCCCGAGTTCTACCAGCAACTGTGGCGCAGCCTGCTGCGCGACGGCCGCTGGCAGGGCGAGGTGGTGAACCGGCGCAAGGGCGGACTGCTGTACACCGAGCATCTGAGCATCACCGCCATCCGCGACGCGGCCGGCGAATGCCTGCATTACGTGGCGGTATTCTCCGACATCACCCAGCGCAAGCAGGCCGAGGAAAGGCTGCACTTCCTGGCCAACCACGACGCCTTGACCAGCCTGCCCAACCGCACGCTGTTCCTGGAAAAGCTGCAGGGCGCGGTGGAGCGGGCCGGGCTGGGCGGCCAGCGGCTGGCGCTGCTGTTCATCGATCTGGACCGCTTCAAGCTGGTCAACGACACGCTGGGCCATTACGCCGGCGACCAGCTGCTGATCCACATCGCGCGCCAGCTGCAGTCGCGGCTGCTGCCGGGCGAGACCGTGGCCAGGCTGGGCGGCGACGAATTCACGCTGCTGCTGGAAGGCGTGGGCGGCGAGGCCCAGGTGGCGGCGCGGGCGCAGGCGATGCTGGACGCGATCACCGAGCTGTCCGGCGTGGCCGGCCAGCAGATGTTCATCTCCGCCAGCATAGGCATCAGCATGTTCCCGCTGGACGGCCGCGACGCCGACACGCTGCTGGTGCACGCCGACACCGCGATGTACCGCGCCAAGGACGGCGGCAAGAACGGTTTCCAGTTCTACACCCCGGACATGAACGCGCGCGCGCTGGAGCGGCTGAAGCTGGAGTACAGCCTGCACCGCGCGCTGGCGCAGCAGGAGCTGGAGCTGTGGTACCAGCCCAAGGTGGCGCTGGACAGCGGACAGCTGATCGGCGCGGAAGCGCTGCTGCGCTGGCGGCATCCCGAACTGGGCCTGGTGCCGCCGGACCGTTTCATTCCCATCGCCGAGGAGAGCGCGCTGATCGCGCAGATCGGCGCCTGGGTGCTGGAGACCGCCTGCGCCGACGCGCGCCGCTGGCGCAACGCCGGCCTGGCGCCGGGCCGGCTGGCGGTGAACGTGTCCGGCCGCCAGCTCAAGCACGGCGATTTCGTCGCCGAGCTGGAGCAGGCGCTGGCGCGGCATGGCCTGGACAGCGACGCGCTGGAGCTGGAGATCACCGAAAGCGTGGTGATGGAGGACGCCGGCGGCATGGTGGACACGTTGTTCCGGCTGCAGAAGCTGGGCATGTATTTGTCCATCGACGACTTCGGCACCGGCTATTCATCGTTGTCTTACCTGAAGCGCCTGCCGGTGCGCGGACTGAAGATAGACCGCTCCTTCATCGACGACCTGCACTGCGACGGCGACGACGCCGCCATCACCCGCGCCATCATCTCCATCGCCCGCAGCCTGGGGCTGGACGTGGTGGCGGAGGGGGTGGAGGAGGAGGCGCAGCGGCGCTTTCTGCTGGAGCAGGGCTGCAACTGCGCGCAGGGCTATCTGTTCAGCAAGCCGCTGCCGCGCGACGCCTACGAGGCGCTGCTGAGCCGCAGCGAGGTGGGCGCGGAGGCGTAAAAAAACCGGCGCCTTTCGGCGCCGGTTTCATCGGCAGGGCCAAGCTCAGCCGCCTATCCTGTCCTTGCCCATGAAGGGGCGCAGCACGGTCGGCACGGTGACGCTGCCGTCGGCGTTCTGGTAGTTTTCCAGGATGGCCACCAGGGTGCGGCCCACCGCCAGGCCGGAGCCGTTCAGCGTGTGCACCAGCTGGTTCTTGCCGTTTTCGTCCTTGTAGCGCGCCTTCATGCGGCGGGCCTGGAAGGCCTCGCAGTTGGAGCAGCTGGAGATCTCGCGGTAGGTGTTCTGCGCCGGCAGCCACACTTCCAGGTCGTAGGTTTTGGCGGAGCCGAAACCCATGTCGCCGGTGCACAGCGTGATCACGCGGTAGGGCAGTTCCAGCGCCTTCAGGATGTTCTCGGCGTGGCCCACCATTTCCTCCAGCGCGGCGTAGGAGTGTTCCGGCTTCTCCACGCGCACCATCTCCACCTTGTCGAACTGGTGCTGGCGGATCATGCCGCGGGTGTCGCGGCCGTAGCTGCCGGCCTCGGAGCGGAAGCACGGCGAGTGCGCGGTCATCTTCTTCGGCAGCTCGCTCTCTTGCAGGATGGTGTCGGCGACGGTATTGGTCAGCGTCACTTCCGAGGTGGAAATCAGGTATTGCGGCACGGCGGACTCGTCGCCGCCGCGGGTCACCTTGAACATGTCGTCGGCGAATTTCGGCAGTTGGCCGGTGCCCAAAAGCGCGGTGTCGTTGACGATGTACGGGGTGTAGTGCTCCTGGTAGCCGTGGCTGCCGGTGTGGGTGTTCAGCATGAACTGCGCGATGGCGCGGTGCAGGCGGGCGATGTCGCCCTTCAGCAC
This genomic window from Chromobacterium violaceum ATCC 12472 contains:
- a CDS encoding phasin family protein translates to MSYNNEQLNKLSLTGIESTLRFAQIALDSTERLIKLQLEASKQSLEDHTKAAKQLTEFKDSQEAINHLNKLATQSVDKLVSHSRNLYEVVSGAQSELSKLVEDSVGQFNKSLISSIESVAKNAPAGSDATLNAVKTSVAAAAAAVNTFSKAAQQVAEFTDSSVKAATSATADAVKNSAKRGATV
- the phaR gene encoding polyhydroxyalkanoate synthesis repressor PhaR; protein product: MSVEKRVIKKYPNRRLYDTATSSYITLGDVKQLVLDNVDIQVLDAKTQEDITRSVLLQIILEEENGGMPMFSYEVLTQFIRYYGQAMQGMMGPFLEKNLQLFSQLQQKMQEQTRAMYGDNAMLNTTLWGEFMKLQGPAIQNMMANYMEQSTGMFLEMQNRMQEQTKQLFGGFGFPGYPGAEDKDKS
- a CDS encoding tetratricopeptide repeat protein, with translation MSADHDEGLRRAQRLHLSGDADGAERAYRALLDDAALGAPAAHWLGFLLMQQGRLDEALAWLERVVAADDGHAEWHFNLGLVRARLGRSEEAVFALREAARRDPSRYFYWTNLGAQLMRGGQDAEAEQALRRAASLDPHCPDAFYLLTEMLLRQGRHAEARRCNAQGVLAEPPGKMAPIAVGQALCELGRSEEARSLAQSWLLAQPGHPVARHMLAAFGGGDAPADGDDEYVGCAFDAAAASFDQDLSRLRYQGPSWTAACLAGLSLAPKSLSALDLGCGTGLIGEVLQPWASRLDGVDLSAGMLARAGAKGIYDSLEQAELRAFLRQTDRTYQLIACMDTLPYLGELDALFMLLAERMAPGGLLLFCTESLEDGEAGDGRLHHSGRYRHHSRYLDRLLAVGWDVLERARMPVRDEAGCPVWGDFVCARKVFAA
- a CDS encoding RICIN domain-containing protein, with the translated sequence MTAKNTLPLLLLLSLSPLAHSMGKTPGTYTHYRFPASASAGLDAVDFTITVNRDPGYSANVYWANQFDLVGTSGAYTGMQSNGGGKRTFLFSAWDTTDARAGSAGSYCTTFSGEGTGRSCRIHVDWTEGHSYRFHVAYEAGGWLGVTVTDQTSGAAFKLGSIKTAASKISPHNMVNWAEYFEWNSDRASCLGQPYSKATFGVPAGSVGGKRVPASISGTSVSKACPAFSKVAAYSLSSVQENGIGNCARGPIANGGQCLDASGGVGEGAAAITYGCHGGGNQAWVHAQDGSLQLKDNYCLEEHAGGADVRTCSGASAWTRSGDAIRSAKSGLCLSANRSGQSVSLLQCSGSASQRWSLPPR
- a CDS encoding TRAP transporter substrate-binding protein, giving the protein MDKLSRRTLLKASLAAGAGLCVPNLMQTSRAEEALPAPEEIAKERAAKYVFNFGSVYATENYLTTPHVHLQIKQIVEKSTNNKVYVKIHDKGARGSESQLANAVKYQAMQGGLLSIANLSPLVNEFDIINIPFWAADDASYLRLVGSHAWNKYILSKTAPHRIKILFHYVIGARTATTVRHYGKLIRSPEDFAGVQYRIPNSKTLGTFYKLAKAIPRAIPWNLTAATARAGRFDALDPAIVGLYSGPDNLKNEIGVISDIGLVHDGWVAISSTDFIESLDASTRTQFLDAFLAIQAAQFDAYQNARKYCEQEFAKLGVKIYAPSKQEHAALVHAFGHANEVWTPVKIALLGPNGPAVFDQLYKAAKG
- a CDS encoding DUF3472 domain-containing protein translates to MRNTSYWMLFLGFTSLSQMAAAGAVGQTPGMTSGTTLPTAAHRLDMFITPGADPGPASNVFWSNQLDSLGGYTGMQTTELSDAEGHGRQFLFSLWGATDARPGTPASAGVGAGSYCTVSKTATDGDKGAQCRYRYEWQVGHTYRFRVTPDEKLGKGWYKSNVTDVTPDGDGASFDIGSIYKPAFPADIPSGDIKQWVEYFDWGNPRTTCLSVARSDVRMSAEAFDAQGRPIYLPAYAMSGQNSCQDQPMAIRPTFTRIARDGSGVRMEGATSQTAEGFIRSAGGCLISSLPQGGVDQTVSIGACPTKRMVEQKGGRYFSQYFWVLAADGSIQQKSSQCLTAKTGSRAIVVSACAPGQAAQRWRVAGSTDGDGQSVRLVSGLSGLCLGREGSGLAGMSACTDKDVLWTVPGKSFQY
- the rimO gene encoding 30S ribosomal protein S12 methylthiotransferase RimO, whose product is MNKTPRVGFVSLGCPKAASDSEQILTRLRAEGYEIAPSYDGADLVVVNTCGFIDSAVEESLDAIGEALNENGKVIVTGCLGAKGDVVRDVHPSVLAVTGPHATEEVMSAVHTHLPKPHDPFVDLVPDIGVRLTPKHYAYLKISEGCNHRCTFCIIPSMRGDLESRPIHDVLREAESLAKAGVKEILVISQDTSAYGVDTKYKLGFHNGRPVKTRMTELCEELGRHGIWVRLHYVYPYPHVDEVIPLMRDGKILPYLDIPFQHASQKVLKLMKRPANSDNVLARIKKWREICPELVIRSTFIVGFPGETEEDFEELLAFIREAELDRVGCFTYSPVEGATANELPNPVPEDVKEARKERFMAVQAEISARRLERRVGQTLQVLVDEIDDEGTAVCRSYADAPEIDGLVFVEDAAGMQPGEFYQVEIVDCSEHDLWGERR
- a CDS encoding EAL domain-containing protein encodes the protein MSYPIQTLAGIASCDLLCCPPSLPIREAASRMMAAACSSIVVRDEKGAVLGLWTESDALEASLGRRDPDLPVGQAVSAQLASLPHDMPLQDAVEAFRRRQLRHALVWKGGQPLGIVTLTDIVRNQGLESFLLVKRIRDLPGPPARALPAAAGPREAMSLMREQGLSALAVALDDGGHGIVTQRDVLRWLASDQLPPTLGEGCRRPLIGVSEYSSLLQARRLLQQHNIRHLAVFGDDGGLLRLLGFDDIVQGIEHEYLHELNEALRQRDEALQQSRHSLLLADKVFESTMEGIIITDRNGVIQSVNPAFARITGYSREEALGQTPALLKSGKQPPEFYQQLWRSLLRDGRWQGEVVNRRKGGLLYTEHLSITAIRDAAGECLHYVAVFSDITQRKQAEERLHFLANHDALTSLPNRTLFLEKLQGAVERAGLGGQRLALLFIDLDRFKLVNDTLGHYAGDQLLIHIARQLQSRLLPGETVARLGGDEFTLLLEGVGGEAQVAARAQAMLDAITELSGVAGQQMFISASIGISMFPLDGRDADTLLVHADTAMYRAKDGGKNGFQFYTPDMNARALERLKLEYSLHRALAQQELELWYQPKVALDSGQLIGAEALLRWRHPELGLVPPDRFIPIAEESALIAQIGAWVLETACADARRWRNAGLAPGRLAVNVSGRQLKHGDFVAELEQALARHGLDSDALELEITESVVMEDAGGMVDTLFRLQKLGMYLSIDDFGTGYSSLSYLKRLPVRGLKIDRSFIDDLHCDGDDAAITRAIISIARSLGLDVVAEGVEEEAQRRFLLEQGCNCAQGYLFSKPLPRDAYEALLSRSEVGAEA